The nucleotide sequence TGCCGTAATCCTCATGCCAGGCAGTGACGGTGTACTTGCCAGGGGGCAGATTCGGGAGCTTGAACTCTCCACCACCCTTGCTCAGGTCGTAGTGATTGGTGTTGAGCACTGCGAAAATACCATGCATCCAAGGATGAACATTGCACTTCACCGAGATGAATTCGGCTTTGTCATATTTCTCGGACAAGGGCGGCGTTCCGGGTGGCTGGGATTTGTTCCACTCGCGGTTCACCTTGGCCAGCGGATGGATGTTGTGCGAAGTTTGGTCGCTGTTGATGACCTTCAGTTCCTGGTTGACGTGCATGGGCAGAACATGCGGAATGTACTGGCAACCCTTCTGCTCGAAGGTAACAGCCTGCGACGGAACCTGGCCGTCATCGGGCGCGCCGGATGAGATATACACCACGACGTTTTCCAGCGCGTTGTTGGGGCCGGCTACCACTGTTTCGACCGTCACGGGTGTGACATGCTGCTTGGCACAGCTAGGTTCCTTGGACATGTCGATAGGTTTTTGCTTCGCAGGGGTCCCCGTATAGACGACTTTGCCGCTGACGGTTCCAGCGAACAGCAGAGCGGGAAAAACCAGTAGAGCCATCAGTGCGATCAGTGTTTGTTTTGTGCGCATGTAAGTCATTTCTCCTGGAATCACGATTTCGTTAGTGCCCGCCGACGTGCGTTTCCATTGTGGAATTCGACGGAGAAGCGTTCTCCGACTTGTTTTCCAGCGTCTTGAATGTTGACGGACCGCCCGCGCCTTTCAGGACATCGTTCTCCTTGCTGCGCCGTTCGGTTTGCAGTGTTCGCAGATAATGCACAAGATCCCAGGCATCGTTCGGCTGAATCACGTCCGCGAACGAAGGCATGGGCGTGCCGTCGACCCCGGTCATGAAGATGCGGTAGAGATCCTGATTTTCCGAACCGCACTTGAAGCGCGAATCGTTGTGACCTTGCGAAAAATTGTACGGACGAATGGGTTGATCCTTGCTGTCGGTCAGGGTCGAGGCCGAAGGTCCATCGCCGTGTCCCTGTTGCCCGTGGCACTTCCAGCATTCCATCTTCTGAAAGAGTTCATGGCCGTGCCGGATGCTTTCAATGGTGACGGGAGTCTCCGGCGGGATCTTGATTGGGTCGCCGGGCTTCTCGGTTTTCCAACGGTCCGAAAAAGTTTTGATGTAGGCGACGAGATCCTGCCGGTTCTCCTCGCTCAGCGGGCGCCAGGACGGCATGTTGCTGGCCTGTACTCCGCGAATCAGCGTGTTGATCAGATCCGAATCGAGTGGGAGCGTCCCGGTCGGGGTGGACCGGCACTTAAACGTAGCTGCGGTAAAGTCGCGCGGCTTTGGGTCGATGAAGGCGGCGTTGTCGCCGTTGCCGTCACCGAACGTACCGTGGCAATACACGCAGTACCGCAGGTACAATCCGTGACCGCGCTGTTCGGCGGGGGCCAGGCCATCGTGCTTGGTGGGATAGCCGGAACTGATCCCGGCATTCTGGGCGAGCGCACTACCCGCGATCGCGGCAAGGAGCAAGATCGAGTGGCAAATCATTCGGCTCTTCATGTGCACTCTCCCTTAGAACGCGAAGTCGAATCCGGTGAACAAGCTGTTGCTGCGCTGGTCGGCGCCGGTGTCCGACGTCTTGGTCGATTTCAACGTGGAGAACTCGATATGCCACGCAAAACCCGCGCGGCTGTTGATGAATGGGTAGTACCGGTACGCCGCTGTAAACACGTCGGTATTGCCGAAATCTTTCGGTAAGTCGACCACCGGCTGGGTCGACATGCGCACGATCTCGTACCGTCCCAAAACGAAATGTTTGGGCGAAAAGAGATAGTGGCCTTCGAACGTACCGGTATTCCAAGATGCGCCCCGAATACCTTCCGGAATCTCATCCGGCGGCGTATTCGCCGGAACATTGTTGGACAGCAGAGCGTTGTCAGACGCACGCTGGAAAACGCCCTCCAGATCGAACTTCCCGATGTATAAGTTGCCATAAGCGCCGGCTCGATAGAACGACCGATTCCCACGCCCAGTCCCTCCAATCGGATTTCCATCTCCATCGGTCAGGAAGTAAGTCGGACGAAGTCCGGCGACTCCAAACACGCCCACTCTCTGCAGCCCAAGCTTGCCCGCCATGAACCCCTGGCTGATGTGCAGTGCGCCATCGTAGCTCCTTCCGCCGGGAAGTCCGAGGTTGCCGTTGGTGCTGCTGATCAGCGAAGCCGCGTAGCGCGTGTGGTCGTCGAGGGAGTGTCCCATCAACTCGACTCCGAGCTGATTCTCCCCCACCGTGAAGTCATTGATGTTGTTCCCACCGAACGGGACGTAGTGGTAAAGCTGATACGCTCCGCCCTGATTGGAGAATGTCATCATTCGCTTCTCGGAGAGCGGCCCGTCCAATTCGAACTTTCCAAACTTCAAGTTGAACCACGGAGAGCCCTTGATGTTGTCGATTCGAATGTTGGCCGACTCAAAACCTACCGTTCCGGCCACGCCATCGATGGACGGCACCAGTAGGAAGGAAATGTTTTTGGCGAGCGTGCCCCCGGTCAGGATGTCGATGCCCGTGAGATCGAAGCCCGAGGTGTTTATCGTTCTCTCAACCGTGCCATCGCCCGACTGCACCGTCTGATGTCCGGCGCTTTCATAGTGCCAGTGCGGAGTAATGCGCATGGCCACCGGCCAGTATGAAGGGTTCATCCAGATCGGCGAATCGCGATCGTTGTTGAGCTGGTAGCCGTTGTCTTTGAAGTTCTGTCCGAAGCTATTCAGCTTCGGCCAAGCTTCGTGACAAGCTGAACAAGGCAACCCATACTTTCGGGCGAAGGCCGGGATCGCATATCCGGGCGTGCTATTCAGGACCACCAGCAACAGCAGCAGCCCAGCAAAATAAATAGCCGGGCGGATCTGCGTTCGATACGCGCAAACATGGGAGGGCTTAGGCATACGATCCTCTCTGCAGTCTGAGAATGTGACGGGTAAAATCGAGCGTAGATAAGGGTAGAGCGCGCCGGGCAAGGACTCCCGGTGCTTTGTGGCCGCGAGTTCGCGACACTACGGCGAACTCCGAGGAATCTCCAGGTTCCCTCAAGTAAACGCCATCCTTGCTACCCCAAGCTTTGGAGCGGGACTATACTCGGCCTCTTGCTTCGGAGTCAAGGAGTCTTTGATTTTTTTGATGAGCCCAATCGAAAAAGTAAATCGCCCTGGCAATATCCCGGCTGCGGCGTGGGATTTTTGCAGTGGAGATTCGCGAGCTAAGTCCGCAGACAAAAAGGCGCGTTGGCAGCGACGACGAATCGCTACGCGGCGATTGATCTTGACTTTGGCTTTCGTCGAGAGTAGGTATGCATGCACTTGGAGTGATCGTTCGACCGCCTATGTTTCGCTCAATGCAGCGCTGCGTATCAGGCCGTTGCTTGTCTCAAATCGCGAAGTGCCTCGCATGGTTCCTGTTCGCCGCGCTCCCCTGTTTCGCCCAGGAAGGTGGATTCAACGGGTCGCTCGATGATCCGGAATCTGAAGTGCTTAAAGCCGTGGACCTGGTCGCGAATGATTCCGTCGTTTATGGAACTTACTCCTACGAAAAAGAAAAACAACTGAAGGGTGCAAAGCCAGCAAGCTCGGTGAGCGTATTCCGCGATGTTCCCGGTAATGCCCGAGTATTTTTCAAAGTCCTTGAGAACGTGCTCGCCCCACGCCATTTCAAGGAGACCGCCGACCTGGGCACGATCTACTTGCGCTACATTGTGCAGGGGACCAGTCCCAGTTCAACCGCGATTCACATCGACGCCCTCTACGTGGAGAAGAACCGACGTCGTCAACACCAGTCGGATGGAACGGTCGAGCACAGCGAATTTGAAGCCATCAAGGATCGCCTGGAGAAGATGCACGGCGACGCTAAAGCTGTCAGCGAGATGGCTGAGCAGCACTCCGCAACAGCGCCACCGGCAAACGAGGGTCGTGCAAGCGGAAACATTGTCGAGACCAATACGTCGCCACTTGCTTCCGAGGACGATTTGGAAAAGCACGTCGCAAGCCTGAAACACAGTATTGAAGTGCGCACGGCAGCGGGTGGAGCCGCGTTGAAAGCCGCTCCCTATCGCACTGCCGCCACGTTGCAACCGTTGCATGAGAAGGCCGAGTTACTGGTCGTCGTGTTAACCAAATACTGGTATGGCGTGGAAACCGCCGACGGACATCGCGGATGGATTCATCGCAGTCAGGTAGAAGCCCTGCCATGACCCCCGCGCCCACATTTTTCCGCAGGAACCGGGGGCGAAGACTCGCTGCACTAGTTCTGCTTGCGAGCGCGATCGCCGCGGCTCAAAGTAATCCATCCGAACATGTTTTTCACGCCTCGCGCGCGGATATAGATAAGGCTTTGGCAAGCTTGCACGCAACCTCCCCGGGACGCTTGCCGATTCTGGATGGTTTTGTTGGTCCCGAAGTCTCCGCAGTGGAGAAATATCAGCGCGCTTACTATCAATACAAACTGGAGATTCGTCCGGTAAACGCCGGAACGATGTCGCTTCGCGTCATCGCTAAAGTTACCGCATGGTATGTCGGCGACAACGCCACCCAGGCCGGATATCGCGTCTTACCTTCAAACGGTCGCCTGGAAACTGATCTGGTCGAGCGACTGGAGGAGGCGCTGCAACAAAAATCGGCGAATGTTGCAGGGGAAGAAACCAAACCCAGCGCAGGCACGGGCAGGGCGAGTACGGATTCGGCCTTGCCACAAAAGCCTTTTCAAGGCCGTGCTCCGACTCTGGGCTCGGCAAGCGCAAAGCCTTCTACTTTTGGCCTCGCATTCCCGAACGACCAGTCCGCATCCCGCGTTGGCATGACGCCGCCCAACTCGCGGGAACTGGCCCAACAGAAACATTTCCAGCAGCTCAGCGAGCAAGCAGCGAATCTGGAAGAAGTCCTTCGCAGTCAGATGCGGCCTAATGATCTTGCGGCTGTTCGAAAGACCGGGACCTTAGTTCTCGCCAAGCCGATTGATACTGGCGCCGTGCTTTTTCGAGCGGACGCCGAAGACGAATTCAAAGTACTCGAGGAGTCCCTGGGCTGGGTACACGTTCAGGTCTCCGGTATTTCGCGCGGATGGATTCGCAGGTCGGAGTTAGAAATGCCGGGTGAATCCGTCGCAGTGGAGAGTGCGGGCACTCAACTTCCCGCAAAATCTCCCGCGCCCGAAACACACGAAGAGACATCGTTATTTCCCGGAGACTGGTCGGCATTGCGCGGACATGTCGTACGAATAACCTGGGTGCGATCCGGTGCCGGCACTGCATCAGGGAGCGAGGACCGTTTGCTCCTCGCGCGCTCGGTGTTTCGCGACACTTATGGCAGCGTCACCCGGAGCAACCTGAAGGTTGACGGTGTCGTGATTGTGATCGACGCCGCCGACGGTGGAATGATCGCGGCTACCAGCGACGCGTTACGGCGTTGGAACACCGGCGCGATCTCTGACGCAGCTTTTCGAAAAGAGTGTTGGACTGATTCGCCGGAGGCTCTCGGCGAAACTGCGCAGCGCGAGGGTGGCACCAAGTCCCAAAACCAATGACTCTCATGGCAGACACTTCACCAGCACTCGTTCATCCTGCGTACCGAATTGACAGTCTCCTGCGTGATTACGCGGAACTGACTAAAGCGCGCATCACCACTCTGATCGTTGCTACCGCATGGGCAGGATATTTTTTTGGTGCGCACAAATCCAGCGCATCGGCGCTGTCCGCGGGACTGGTTCATGCACTGTTCGGTGTTGGCTTGGTGTCGAGCGGAACGGCGGCTCTAAACGAAGTACTGGAGTCTGGGGTGGATGCCCGCATGCACCGCACGGCGCAGAGACCGTTGCCAGCGGGACGCATGACACGCGCGCACGCTGCCACTGTCGGGA is from Acidobacteriota bacterium and encodes:
- a CDS encoding carboxypeptidase regulatory-like domain-containing protein, translating into MRTKQTLIALMALLVFPALLFAGTVSGKVVYTGTPAKQKPIDMSKEPSCAKQHVTPVTVETVVAGPNNALENVVVYISSGAPDDGQVPSQAVTFEQKGCQYIPHVLPMHVNQELKVINSDQTSHNIHPLAKVNREWNKSQPPGTPPLSEKYDKAEFISVKCNVHPWMHGIFAVLNTNHYDLSKGGGEFKLPNLPPGKYTVTAWHEDYGTQTADVTITGNETKDVNFTFKAKAY
- a CDS encoding c-type cytochrome, producing the protein MKSRMICHSILLLAAIAGSALAQNAGISSGYPTKHDGLAPAEQRGHGLYLRYCVYCHGTFGDGNGDNAAFIDPKPRDFTAATFKCRSTPTGTLPLDSDLINTLIRGVQASNMPSWRPLSEENRQDLVAYIKTFSDRWKTEKPGDPIKIPPETPVTIESIRHGHELFQKMECWKCHGQQGHGDGPSASTLTDSKDQPIRPYNFSQGHNDSRFKCGSENQDLYRIFMTGVDGTPMPSFADVIQPNDAWDLVHYLRTLQTERRSKENDVLKGAGGPSTFKTLENKSENASPSNSTMETHVGGH